In the Candidatus Rhodoblastus alkanivorans genome, one interval contains:
- a CDS encoding ActR/PrrA/RegA family redox response regulator transcription factor: MFEKDPHLLIADDDRPFLNRLAKAMASRGFTVTMAESVADALSALRTQPPAFAVIDMRLGDGNGLDVITELKSRRPEARGVILTGYGNISSAVLAIKLGAFDYLAKPADADEVFFALMNGDAAAVGTIPQNPMSAERVRWEHIQRIYELCERNVSETARRLNMHRRTLQRILAKRAPR, encoded by the coding sequence TTGTTCGAAAAGGACCCTCACCTCCTTATTGCGGATGATGACCGGCCCTTCCTGAACCGATTGGCCAAGGCGATGGCTTCGCGGGGCTTCACCGTGACTATGGCTGAATCCGTCGCCGACGCCCTTTCCGCCCTCCGCACCCAACCGCCGGCTTTCGCGGTCATCGATATGCGCCTGGGGGATGGAAACGGTCTTGACGTGATCACCGAACTCAAATCACGGCGACCCGAAGCCAGAGGGGTCATTTTGACCGGATATGGCAATATTTCTTCCGCCGTGCTTGCGATCAAGCTTGGCGCTTTCGATTATCTGGCGAAGCCGGCCGATGCCGACGAGGTCTTTTTTGCTCTCATGAATGGCGATGCCGCAGCCGTCGGGACGATTCCGCAGAATCCCATGTCGGCTGAACGCGTGCGATGGGAACATATCCAAAGAATTTACGAGCTTTGCGAAAGAAACGTATCTGAAACGGCGCGACGCCTTAATATGCATCGGCGAACATTACAGCGCATTCTTGCTAAACGTGCGCCACGTTAG
- a CDS encoding ActS/PrrB/RegB family redox-sensitive histidine kinase: MFGIEGRNLRIETLTQLRWLALFGQLFTVLAVAFGLKFDVPLRWCLAVIGASAVLNVVVELYFPRSLRLEERPAMALLAFDVLQLSTLLFLVGGLDNPFSILLLAPVTIAAVSLRPRQIVAIVALVLLCASFLSICHWPLPWYREQALELPLLYRLGLWIALLVATAFICTYAAQVAREARNLSLALTATELVLERQNHLSRLDGLAAAAAHELGTPLATIAVVSRELSRSNIPKEFSEDIDLLNQQSQRCRDILSRISSLATEEHPQLENIKLRYWIENVISPFRSHPVTIEIDISGDGSEPVVTSNPALTYGIGNFIENALDFAETKVSLIATWTSERVTIAISDDGPGFPNEILAQIGEPYLKTRMDRRLKAGDEAGLGLGIFISKTLLERTGATLHFSNHEGSGAVVEIAWNRQQLETGFKNSLSHLSSFPEDRS; the protein is encoded by the coding sequence ATGTTCGGCATCGAAGGCCGAAACTTGCGCATCGAAACGCTGACCCAATTGCGCTGGCTGGCGCTTTTTGGGCAGCTCTTCACGGTCCTTGCGGTCGCCTTCGGACTCAAATTCGACGTCCCGCTGCGTTGGTGTCTCGCCGTCATTGGCGCATCGGCCGTCCTAAATGTTGTTGTCGAACTTTATTTTCCAAGATCGCTTCGTCTCGAAGAACGCCCGGCGATGGCCTTGCTCGCTTTCGACGTTCTTCAACTCTCGACCTTGCTGTTTCTCGTCGGCGGCCTCGACAATCCATTTTCAATTTTGCTGCTGGCCCCCGTCACAATTGCGGCCGTTTCCCTTCGGCCCCGCCAGATCGTCGCCATTGTCGCGCTGGTCCTACTGTGCGCCAGTTTCTTGAGCATTTGTCACTGGCCCCTGCCCTGGTACCGGGAGCAGGCGCTCGAATTGCCGTTGCTCTACCGGCTTGGGCTCTGGATCGCCTTGCTTGTCGCGACTGCCTTCATCTGCACCTATGCGGCTCAAGTCGCGCGTGAAGCGAGAAACCTCAGCCTCGCCCTCACGGCTACGGAATTGGTCCTGGAACGCCAGAATCACCTGTCGCGCCTTGATGGACTGGCCGCCGCCGCCGCGCATGAATTGGGAACGCCGCTCGCCACGATTGCCGTCGTCAGCCGAGAGCTCAGCCGATCGAATATACCCAAAGAATTTTCGGAAGATATCGACTTATTGAATCAACAGTCGCAAAGATGCCGAGATATTCTCAGTCGCATTTCTTCTCTTGCGACAGAGGAACATCCGCAGCTCGAAAATATAAAGTTGCGTTACTGGATCGAGAACGTAATTTCACCGTTTCGGTCACATCCCGTCACGATTGAAATCGACATATCTGGCGATGGAAGCGAACCAGTCGTTACAAGCAATCCTGCTTTAACCTATGGCATAGGCAACTTCATCGAGAACGCGCTTGACTTCGCAGAAACCAAAGTCTCTCTCATCGCAACCTGGACAAGCGAACGCGTGACGATTGCAATTTCGGACGATGGCCCCGGTTTTCCTAATGAAATCCTGGCTCAGATCGGGGAGCCCTATTTGAAGACAAGAATGGATCGTCGCCTGAAGGCCGGTGACGAGGCTGGCTTGGGCCTCGGAATTTTTATTTCCAAAACTCTTCTGGAACGTACGGGAGCCACTCTCCATTTCTCAAACCACGAGGGATCCGGAGCGGTCGTCGAGATCGCATGGAACCGTCAACAGCTGGAAACGGGCTTCAAAAATTCGCTTTCACACTTGTCATCTTTCCCTGAGGATCGTTCATAG
- the dnaQ gene encoding DNA polymerase III subunit epsilon has product MEREIVIDTETTGLEANAGDRIIEIAAIELLNGIPSQNIFHTYVNPERDIPDSAFKVHGISYEMVADKPKFCDIVDQFLEFIVGDPIVAHNAEFDLGFINAELRRVGRAALNGNPVVDTLAMARKKFPAQSNSLDALCNRFGIDRSRRVKHGALVDAEILAEVYTELRGGRQTTLTLQVRREISKGAANFSLLRQRPRDLPLALADAESAAHALLVQELGAPALWARYTEVSESK; this is encoded by the coding sequence ATGGAACGTGAAATTGTCATCGATACAGAGACCACCGGCCTAGAGGCGAATGCGGGCGATAGAATCATTGAAATCGCCGCTATAGAGCTTTTAAATGGAATTCCGTCTCAAAATATATTTCATACTTATGTAAATCCTGAACGCGATATTCCAGATTCTGCCTTTAAAGTTCATGGCATATCCTATGAAATGGTCGCCGATAAGCCGAAATTTTGTGACATTGTCGATCAATTTCTTGAATTCATCGTCGGCGATCCAATCGTCGCGCATAATGCCGAATTCGATTTGGGGTTCATCAATGCGGAGTTGCGTCGAGTCGGCCGCGCCGCTCTGAACGGAAATCCCGTGGTCGATACATTGGCCATGGCGCGAAAAAAGTTTCCCGCGCAGTCCAATTCGCTCGACGCGCTCTGTAACAGGTTTGGCATCGACCGAAGCCGCCGCGTGAAGCATGGCGCCTTGGTCGACGCGGAAATTCTCGCCGAGGTCTATACGGAACTCAGGGGAGGCCGGCAGACGACATTGACCTTGCAGGTCAGGCGGGAAATTTCCAAGGGCGCGGCCAACTTCTCTCTCTTGCGGCAACGTCCGCGGGATTTGCCTTTGGCGTTGGCGGACGCCGAGAGCGCGGCTCATGCTTTGCTCGTACAAGAACTTGGCGCGCCCGCGCTTTGGGCGCGTTATACGGAGGTATCAGAATCGAAGTGA
- a CDS encoding TAXI family TRAP transporter solute-binding subunit → MWRLSLLILAAAAGLVAVATIGFYFYERPTTLRVAVPHGSEYQKLLVILNQEFVRSHEDIRLRIVPTTDETAASKTISEDHADLAVVRSDIPMPTNAATALILAHYSVVIVAPPGKTFANFSELKGRTIGVVETEMSGEANRRLLQTIESQYSIGPGEIKAIGVAPNNLAKFLRGRQIDALFVFGPFDSPQVSGPVKIVSESGAASGAPVFVPILEASALAERFPGLDATQILRGAFGGSPSRPPENISTIGATVRLVARNDLDNSTVGETTRLILADRALAAATVPIANHIEAPSTDKGEVLPTHPGAAAFLDGEEETFFDKYSDMIYIGAMVASVLISGLATLASRLTVSGFARFDQLMEKALTILKSGRKADSLETLAKLEIQIDEILTRSLAAAEMPKLDNHQLAALTLAVQQARLAIADRRSELGGRLPSVRPHDR, encoded by the coding sequence ATGTGGCGTCTTTCCCTATTGATATTGGCGGCCGCGGCCGGTCTGGTCGCCGTTGCGACGATCGGGTTTTATTTCTACGAACGACCGACGACGCTGAGGGTCGCCGTTCCCCACGGCAGCGAATATCAGAAACTGCTCGTCATTTTGAACCAAGAATTCGTCCGAAGCCACGAGGACATAAGACTCCGGATCGTCCCGACAACCGACGAAACGGCCGCATCCAAGACGATCAGCGAAGACCACGCTGATCTCGCGGTCGTCCGTTCTGACATTCCGATGCCGACCAATGCCGCGACGGCTTTGATTCTTGCCCATTATTCGGTCGTCATCGTCGCCCCGCCCGGTAAGACATTTGCGAATTTCTCCGAACTCAAGGGACGGACGATCGGCGTCGTCGAGACGGAAATGTCCGGCGAGGCAAACCGGCGCCTGCTTCAGACGATCGAATCGCAATATTCCATCGGGCCCGGGGAAATCAAAGCAATCGGCGTCGCGCCAAACAATCTGGCCAAATTCCTCCGCGGTCGGCAAATCGACGCCTTGTTCGTCTTCGGTCCCTTTGATTCGCCGCAGGTTTCAGGCCCCGTCAAAATCGTTTCGGAAAGCGGCGCCGCATCGGGCGCGCCTGTCTTCGTCCCGATTCTCGAAGCCTCCGCGCTCGCGGAAAGATTTCCTGGTCTCGATGCGACGCAAATCCTTCGCGGCGCGTTCGGCGGTTCGCCGTCGCGACCGCCCGAGAATATCTCGACCATCGGAGCGACAGTAAGGCTCGTCGCCCGCAACGATCTGGATAATTCCACTGTCGGAGAGACGACACGGCTGATTCTGGCGGATCGCGCCCTCGCGGCGGCGACCGTTCCCATCGCCAACCATATCGAGGCTCCGAGCACCGATAAGGGAGAAGTTCTTCCCACGCATCCGGGCGCCGCCGCCTTTCTGGACGGAGAAGAAGAGACCTTTTTCGACAAATACAGCGATATGATCTATATCGGAGCGATGGTTGCGAGCGTCCTCATTTCCGGTCTCGCCACTCTGGCGAGCCGATTGACCGTTTCCGGATTTGCCCGTTTCGATCAATTGATGGAAAAGGCGCTGACCATTCTTAAATCGGGTCGCAAGGCTGACAGTTTGGAGACTCTGGCGAAGCTCGAGATTCAGATCGACGAAATCCTCACCCGGTCTCTCGCGGCGGCGGAAATGCCCAAACTCGACAATCATCAGCTGGCGGCGTTGACCTTGGCCGTTCAGCAGGCGCGCCTTGCGATCGCGGATCGGCGAAGCGAACTTGGCGGCCGGCTTCCTTCGGTCCGGCCACACGACCGATAG
- a CDS encoding shikimate dehydrogenase, whose translation MKRAFVVGFPISHSRSPLIHNFWLKKYGIAAEYVSKAVEADRIKTFLAGFEAEGFCGGNVTLPYKEIAFEQCQQVTESGRKTKAVNTIWMEGGKRFGDNTDIEGFLANLDAEVPGWSQDCQRAAVIGAGGAARAVIAGLAKRRTPELTIVNRSRERMSQLADEIADWGFRTIQQRPLEVRHRHFDQANLLINTTSLGMVGKPPLEVSLDDLADDAVVNDIVYAPMETELLREAKRRRFRVAGGLGMLLHQAAPAFERWFGLRPEVTSELRDLVEQDLQRPRS comes from the coding sequence ATGAAGCGCGCCTTCGTCGTCGGCTTTCCGATCAGCCACAGCCGGTCCCCTTTGATTCATAATTTCTGGCTGAAGAAATATGGAATTGCTGCAGAATACGTATCAAAAGCGGTTGAAGCAGACCGGATCAAGACCTTTCTTGCAGGTTTCGAGGCTGAAGGCTTTTGCGGCGGCAATGTGACCTTGCCCTATAAGGAGATCGCCTTTGAGCAATGTCAGCAGGTGACGGAATCGGGCAGAAAAACAAAAGCGGTGAATACAATTTGGATGGAGGGCGGAAAACGTTTCGGCGACAATACGGATATTGAAGGCTTTCTGGCCAACCTCGACGCCGAAGTTCCGGGCTGGTCCCAAGATTGCCAACGGGCGGCGGTCATTGGCGCCGGCGGCGCGGCGCGGGCGGTGATCGCAGGCCTGGCGAAGCGGCGGACGCCGGAACTCACGATCGTCAACCGTTCGCGCGAACGGATGTCGCAATTGGCCGACGAAATCGCCGATTGGGGGTTTCGGACCATCCAGCAACGCCCATTGGAGGTTCGCCACAGACATTTCGATCAGGCGAATCTCCTGATCAATACGACATCGCTCGGCATGGTTGGAAAGCCTCCGTTGGAGGTCTCATTGGATGATTTGGCGGACGACGCCGTCGTCAATGACATCGTCTATGCGCCGATGGAAACCGAGCTGTTGCGCGAGGCGAAGCGCAGACGGTTTCGTGTCGCTGGGGGCCTGGGAATGTTGCTTCATCAGGCGGCGCCCGCATTCGAAAGATGGTTTGGACTGCGGCCAGAGGTGACGTCGGAGCTTCGGGATTTGGTCGAACAGGACTTGCAACGGCCTCGATCATGA
- a CDS encoding pyruvate, water dikinase regulatory protein, with the protein MTRNYFHLHLVSDSTGETLITVSRAAAAQYQGVASIEHIYPLIRNHDQLDRVIAGIRSSPGIVLYTLVDSELGEKLEHACAEVGAPAISVLAPVLGIFQSYLGPASTPRPGAQHVLNSDYFKRIDALNFTMMHDDGQSSGDLESADVVLLGVSRTSKTPTSIYLANKGIKTANVPIVPGVPIPGDIERLKNPLVIGLFATPDRIVQIRQNRLLALNATQESSYVDRSAVADEINQSRRLFAQRGWATIDVSRRSIEETAAAIMDLYRDHRLQFITQG; encoded by the coding sequence GTGACGCGAAATTATTTTCACCTTCACCTTGTGTCCGATTCGACCGGGGAAACGCTGATCACCGTCAGCAGGGCCGCCGCCGCGCAATATCAAGGCGTGGCGTCGATCGAGCATATCTATCCGCTCATTCGAAATCACGACCAGTTGGATCGGGTCATCGCCGGCATCCGGTCGTCGCCGGGCATCGTTCTCTACACGCTCGTGGATTCAGAGCTCGGCGAGAAACTTGAGCATGCTTGCGCCGAGGTCGGCGCGCCCGCAATCTCGGTGCTGGCGCCGGTCTTGGGAATTTTTCAGTCCTATTTGGGACCGGCTTCGACGCCGCGACCCGGCGCCCAGCATGTGTTGAATTCAGATTATTTCAAACGTATCGACGCCTTGAATTTCACTATGATGCATGACGATGGACAGAGCTCCGGCGATCTCGAAAGCGCCGATGTCGTTCTTCTCGGCGTCAGTCGAACCTCCAAGACGCCGACAAGCATTTATCTCGCCAATAAGGGAATAAAAACAGCCAATGTTCCAATCGTTCCGGGCGTTCCGATTCCGGGAGATATTGAAAGGTTGAAAAATCCTTTGGTGATCGGCTTGTTCGCGACGCCCGATCGCATCGTGCAGATTCGGCAGAACCGGCTGTTGGCGTTGAATGCGACGCAGGAATCGTCTTACGTTGACCGTTCGGCGGTCGCCGACGAAATCAACCAGTCGCGTCGGCTTTTCGCACAAAGGGGCTGGGCGACGATCGACGTTTCCCGACGTTCCATCGAGGAAACGGCCGCGGCCATCATGGATCTTTACCGTGACCATCGCTTGCAATTCATCACCCAGGGTTGA
- the typA gene encoding translational GTPase TypA: MKLRNIAIIAHVDHGKTTLVDQLLRQSGAFRENQRVAERVMDSNDLERERGITILAKATSVVWKDTRINIVDTPGHADFGGEVERILSMVDGAIVLVDAAEGPMPQTKFVVGKALKIGLKPIVAINKVDKPDARPTEVINEVFDLFAALDADDEQLDFPILYGSSKQGWMSDSPDKPTSDLSPLFDMVLDHVPEPKVEAGGFRMLGTLLESNPYLGRIITGRIFAGSIKPNQAVKVLDRLGNVVEQGRVSKILAFRGIERQPIEEAEAGDIVAIAGLEKFNVADTLSAPEITEPLQAQPIDPPTLSMTFLVNDSPLAGTEGDKVTSRVIRDRLYKEAEGNVALKIEDSPGSDSYIVSGRGELQLAILIETMRREGFELGISRPRVVFQKTDDGTRLEPIEEVVIDVDEEFSGVVVQKMSERKAEMIEMRPSGGNRQRLVFHAPTRGLIGYQGELLTDTRGTAIMNRLFHDYAPYKGDILGRRNGVLISNDAGEAVAYAMWNLEDRGPMMIEPAWKVYRGMIVGQHTRENDLEVNVLKGKKLTNIRAAGKDEAVKLTPPIRMTLEKALAYIEDDELVEVTPKSIRLRKAILDPNDRKRAERAKE; this comes from the coding sequence ATGAAACTGCGCAACATCGCCATCATCGCCCACGTCGACCACGGCAAAACGACCCTGGTCGATCAACTTCTCCGCCAATCCGGGGCATTCCGAGAAAATCAGCGCGTAGCCGAGCGCGTGATGGACTCGAACGATCTCGAACGCGAACGTGGCATCACGATCCTCGCCAAGGCGACGTCCGTGGTATGGAAGGACACACGGATCAACATTGTCGATACGCCCGGCCACGCCGATTTCGGCGGCGAGGTCGAGCGCATTCTCTCAATGGTCGATGGCGCGATCGTTCTCGTCGACGCCGCCGAAGGCCCCATGCCGCAAACCAAATTCGTCGTCGGCAAGGCGCTGAAGATCGGTCTCAAACCCATCGTCGCCATCAACAAGGTGGATAAGCCGGACGCCCGCCCCACCGAAGTGATCAACGAAGTTTTCGACCTGTTCGCGGCGCTCGACGCCGACGACGAACAACTCGACTTTCCCATCCTTTATGGCTCGTCGAAGCAGGGGTGGATGTCGGACAGCCCGGACAAGCCGACCTCCGATCTTTCCCCCTTGTTCGATATGGTTCTCGACCATGTTCCGGAACCGAAGGTCGAGGCCGGCGGCTTCCGAATGCTCGGCACATTGCTCGAATCGAACCCTTATCTGGGCCGGATCATCACCGGCCGCATCTTCGCGGGTTCGATCAAGCCGAACCAGGCGGTCAAGGTTCTGGATCGGTTGGGAAATGTCGTCGAACAGGGCCGCGTTTCCAAAATCCTCGCGTTCCGTGGCATTGAACGTCAGCCGATCGAGGAAGCGGAAGCGGGCGACATCGTCGCCATCGCGGGGCTTGAGAAATTCAACGTCGCCGATACGCTGAGCGCGCCGGAGATCACCGAGCCGCTGCAAGCCCAGCCGATCGACCCCCCGACATTGTCCATGACCTTTCTCGTCAATGATTCGCCCCTCGCGGGAACGGAAGGCGACAAAGTCACCAGCCGGGTCATCCGCGACCGCCTCTATAAGGAAGCCGAAGGCAATGTCGCGCTCAAGATCGAGGATTCCCCGGGCTCGGATTCCTATATCGTGTCGGGACGCGGCGAATTGCAGTTGGCGATCCTGATAGAAACGATGCGGCGCGAAGGCTTCGAGCTTGGCATTTCCCGTCCGCGCGTTGTCTTCCAAAAAACAGACGATGGAACTCGTCTTGAGCCGATTGAAGAAGTCGTCATCGACGTCGACGAGGAATTTTCCGGCGTCGTCGTCCAAAAGATGTCGGAACGAAAGGCCGAAATGATCGAAATGCGCCCCTCCGGCGGCAATCGCCAGCGGCTGGTGTTTCACGCGCCAACACGCGGCCTGATCGGCTATCAGGGCGAATTATTGACAGACACTCGCGGCACCGCGATCATGAATCGCCTGTTTCACGATTACGCTCCCTATAAGGGCGACATCCTTGGGCGTCGAAATGGCGTGCTGATTTCGAACGACGCCGGCGAAGCGGTGGCCTATGCGATGTGGAACCTGGAAGACCGCGGGCCCATGATGATCGAGCCCGCCTGGAAAGTTTATCGCGGCATGATCGTCGGACAGCATACGCGTGAGAACGACCTTGAGGTGAATGTCCTCAAGGGGAAAAAGCTGACCAATATCCGTGCCGCGGGCAAGGACGAGGCGGTGAAGCTGACGCCTCCGATCCGGATGACGCTCGAAAAAGCGCTCGCCTATATCGAGGATGACGAACTGGTGGAGGTCACGCCGAAGTCGATCCGGCTTCGCAAGGCCATTCTCGATCCCAACGACCGCAAACGCGCCGAACGCGCGAAAGAATAG
- the coaE gene encoding dephospho-CoA kinase (Dephospho-CoA kinase (CoaE) performs the final step in coenzyme A biosynthesis.), with protein sequence MIVLGLTGSIGMGKSTTANLFRRFGIPVFDADQSVHRIYAGEPPEGLAERFPDAIVDGRIDRKRLAALVLHDSGAVATLEKIVHPMVAHARDQFILDNRREGAKVAVIDAPLLFETETWRLADAVVVVSAPEKIQRERVLSRDSTTEIKLNQILSRQMPDAEKKRRAQFIVHTQFGIEQARRQIRTIVATLAQIDK encoded by the coding sequence ATGATTGTTTTGGGATTGACCGGCTCTATCGGAATGGGAAAATCGACGACGGCGAACTTATTCCGAAGGTTCGGAATTCCCGTTTTCGACGCCGATCAAAGCGTTCACCGGATTTATGCGGGCGAACCGCCGGAGGGCTTGGCGGAGCGGTTTCCAGACGCCATCGTCGATGGCCGTATTGACCGCAAACGCCTCGCGGCTTTGGTGCTGCATGATTCGGGCGCCGTGGCGACATTGGAAAAAATCGTCCATCCTATGGTCGCCCACGCGCGAGACCAGTTTATTCTCGACAACAGAAGGGAAGGCGCGAAGGTCGCTGTGATCGACGCGCCTTTGTTGTTCGAGACGGAGACCTGGCGGCTTGCGGATGCGGTTGTTGTGGTGTCGGCGCCGGAAAAAATTCAACGGGAGCGAGTCTTGTCGAGGGACTCTACGACTGAAATAAAGTTGAACCAGATATTGAGCCGCCAGATGCCTGACGCGGAAAAAAAAAGACGCGCGCAATTCATTGTCCATACTCAATTCGGGATCGAACAGGCGCGACGGCAAATCCGAACAATCGTCGCAACTCTTGCCCAAATTGACAAATGA
- a CDS encoding argininosuccinate synthase — protein MSKPLNDAKKVVLAYSGGLDTSIILKWLQTTYGCEVVTFTADLGQGEELEPARKKAELLGIKPENIFIEDLREEFVRDYVFPMFRANAEYEGLYLLGTSIARPLISKKQIEIARKVGADAVCHGATGKGNDQVRFELSYYALEPDIKVIAPWREWDLSSRTALIEFAEKHQIPIAKDKRGESPFSTDANLLHTSSEGKVLEDPAQETPDYVYSRTIDPENAPDKPTYIEIDFEKGDPVAIDGESLSPAALLAKLNDYGRANGIGRLDLVENRFVGMKSRGMYETPGGTILHFAHRGIESITLDRGAAHLKDELMPKYAELIYNGFWFSPERELLQTLIDKSQENVTGRVRMKLYKGNAAVVGRESPYSLYDQELVTFEEGAVAYDHRDAAGFIKLNALRLRTLAKRRQKIAKS, from the coding sequence ATGTCCAAGCCCTTGAACGACGCCAAAAAGGTCGTCCTCGCCTATTCGGGCGGCCTCGACACCTCCATCATCCTCAAATGGCTGCAAACGACCTATGGCTGCGAGGTCGTGACCTTCACGGCGGATCTGGGACAGGGCGAGGAACTGGAGCCGGCCCGGAAAAAGGCCGAGCTGCTCGGCATCAAGCCGGAAAACATTTTTATTGAGGATCTCCGCGAGGAATTCGTTCGCGATTATGTTTTTCCGATGTTCCGCGCCAATGCAGAATATGAAGGTCTTTACCTGCTCGGCACCTCCATCGCCCGGCCGCTGATCTCGAAAAAGCAGATCGAGATCGCGCGCAAGGTCGGCGCCGACGCCGTCTGCCACGGCGCGACAGGCAAAGGCAATGATCAGGTCCGCTTCGAACTGTCCTATTATGCGCTTGAACCGGACATCAAGGTCATCGCCCCGTGGCGCGAGTGGGACCTGTCCTCGCGCACGGCGCTGATTGAATTCGCTGAGAAACACCAGATCCCGATCGCGAAGGACAAGCGCGGCGAATCGCCGTTTTCCACCGACGCCAACCTTCTCCACACGTCCTCGGAAGGCAAAGTCCTCGAAGACCCGGCTCAGGAAACGCCCGATTACGTCTATTCGCGGACGATCGACCCGGAAAACGCCCCTGACAAGCCGACCTATATCGAGATCGATTTCGAAAAGGGCGATCCGGTCGCAATCGACGGAGAAAGCCTTTCCCCGGCCGCCCTTCTCGCCAAGCTGAACGATTATGGCCGCGCCAACGGCATCGGTCGGCTCGACCTGGTCGAAAACCGCTTCGTCGGCATGAAATCGCGCGGAATGTACGAGACGCCCGGGGGTACGATCCTTCATTTCGCGCACCGGGGGATCGAATCGATCACGCTCGACCGCGGCGCCGCACATCTCAAAGACGAATTGATGCCGAAATATGCCGAACTTATTTACAACGGCTTCTGGTTCTCGCCCGAGCGCGAGCTTCTCCAGACTCTCATCGACAAGAGCCAGGAAAACGTGACCGGCCGCGTCCGGATGAAGCTCTACAAGGGCAATGCCGCCGTCGTCGGCCGCGAAAGTCCCTATTCGCTCTATGATCAGGAACTAGTCACTTTCGAAGAGGGGGCTGTCGCCTATGACCATCGCGACGCGGCGGGCTTCATCAAACTGAACGCCTTGCGCCTGCGCACACTGGCCAAACGCCGGCAAAAAATCGCCAAAAGTTGA